One region of Catenuloplanes indicus genomic DNA includes:
- a CDS encoding HD domain-containing phosphohydrolase: MSGSGDTPRILLVDDEQDLLDGLRRQLRREFDVVTAVGAANGLFTLGKGAPFEVIVSDFMMPGINGAQFLSAARKAAPSATRMLLTGHTNLADAAITVNQGGVFRMLLKPVDTETMIAALRDCVAQHRLVVAERELLEQTLRGSVQALTDVLSLVSPAAFGRGTRMRRVASAILDTIDVEDRWAMELAVQMSQLGVVSLPPTVADRLVTGAELSAAEQAMVDRMPEVAEQLISPIPRLGAVAEAIRYSRKGFDGSGAPQDGTSGERIPFGARLLRLVEDHDALLAEGVSATVAVATLRSFAGRYDPVLLEALAAVAAPAGGVRGVKMTELQVGMVLAAPVTSLSGVLLVSGGQEVSAGLLTRLRNFAELEDGVLEPVMVLDTSLDVSVPVRDAID; encoded by the coding sequence ATGAGCGGATCGGGTGATACGCCACGAATCCTGCTGGTCGACGACGAGCAGGATCTGCTGGACGGCCTACGCCGGCAGTTGCGGCGTGAGTTCGACGTGGTGACCGCGGTGGGTGCGGCGAACGGTTTGTTCACGCTCGGGAAGGGCGCGCCGTTCGAGGTGATCGTGTCCGACTTCATGATGCCGGGGATCAACGGCGCGCAGTTCCTCTCCGCCGCGCGTAAGGCGGCACCGTCGGCGACGCGGATGCTGCTCACCGGCCATACGAATCTCGCTGACGCGGCGATCACGGTGAACCAGGGTGGTGTCTTCCGGATGCTGCTCAAGCCGGTCGATACCGAGACGATGATCGCCGCATTGCGCGACTGCGTGGCCCAGCACCGCCTGGTGGTGGCCGAACGCGAGTTGCTGGAACAGACGCTGCGCGGCAGTGTGCAGGCGCTGACCGACGTGCTGTCGCTGGTCAGCCCGGCGGCGTTCGGGCGCGGAACGCGGATGCGCCGGGTGGCGTCGGCGATCCTGGACACCATCGATGTCGAGGATCGGTGGGCGATGGAGCTCGCCGTGCAGATGTCCCAGCTGGGGGTGGTGTCGTTGCCGCCGACGGTGGCCGACCGGCTGGTCACCGGCGCTGAACTCAGTGCTGCCGAGCAGGCCATGGTGGATCGGATGCCGGAGGTCGCCGAACAACTGATCTCGCCGATTCCACGGCTGGGTGCGGTGGCGGAGGCGATCCGGTACTCGCGGAAGGGCTTCGACGGGTCGGGCGCTCCGCAGGACGGCACGTCCGGAGAGCGGATCCCGTTCGGCGCGAGGCTGCTACGGCTTGTGGAGGATCACGATGCCTTGCTGGCCGAGGGGGTCTCCGCAACGGTGGCGGTGGCAACGTTGCGGTCCTTCGCCGGCCGATATGACCCTGTCCTGTTGGAGGCGCTCGCCGCGGTTGCTGCGCCGGCCGGTGGGGTACGCGGCGTGAAGATGACGGAGTTGCAGGTCGGCATGGTGCTGGCTGCCCCGGTGACCAGCTTGTCCGGGGTGCTGCTCGTCAGCGGGGGTCAGGAGGTCAGCGCGGGTTTGCTGACCCGGCTGCGCAACTTCGCCGAGTTGGAGGACGGGGTCCTGGAGCCCGTGATGGTGCTGGACACGTCACTGGACGTCAGCGTGCCCGTTCGCGACGCCATCGACTGA
- a CDS encoding HDOD domain-containing protein, translating into MLFVDDEPMIIDGLRRMLRICRDRWTMSFAESGAAALDIMRSRPCDVVVTDYRMPEMDGAALLEQVRTEFPSMVRVILSGQTNESNLLRIMVLAHEMLSKPTTPEALIAVIERLLEARLRTGSGQQNAVAFVESLPSPPHTFAELLAALEAEEASAQSVSVVIEKDPAATAKVLHVVNSSAYTAGHKVSDVAQAVTLLGLHTVRGLVMMHDLIRVFDTGGALPPTWIERLTTHAVETSRLARLLGAGTDWQSHAFTAGLLHEVGQLVLASARPAVFRKVFDDWRSGGGGLDSYEHAAFDTSHLPVGVSLLGLWGLPTAVIDAVAGHTTAPVSGSPMDPASVVSLAHHITEADLEPVCGPHDAAAIDENLLDDDVRVAISRWRRERAR; encoded by the coding sequence GTGCTGTTCGTCGACGACGAGCCGATGATTATCGACGGCCTGCGTCGCATGCTGCGAATCTGCCGCGATCGCTGGACCATGTCGTTCGCGGAGAGCGGCGCGGCGGCTCTCGACATCATGCGGTCCCGGCCATGCGATGTGGTGGTGACCGACTATCGGATGCCGGAAATGGACGGGGCGGCGCTTCTGGAGCAGGTGCGGACCGAGTTTCCCAGCATGGTCCGCGTCATCCTGTCCGGTCAGACCAACGAGAGCAACCTGCTGCGCATCATGGTGCTGGCCCACGAGATGCTGAGCAAACCCACCACGCCCGAGGCACTGATCGCCGTCATCGAACGTCTGCTGGAGGCGCGGCTGAGGACCGGTAGCGGGCAGCAGAACGCCGTGGCGTTCGTCGAATCCCTGCCGAGCCCGCCGCACACGTTCGCCGAGCTGCTGGCGGCGCTCGAGGCGGAGGAGGCCTCGGCACAATCCGTCAGTGTCGTGATCGAGAAGGATCCCGCGGCCACGGCGAAGGTGCTCCACGTGGTCAATTCATCGGCCTACACCGCGGGCCACAAGGTCAGCGACGTGGCGCAGGCCGTCACACTGCTCGGTCTGCACACCGTGCGTGGCCTCGTCATGATGCACGACCTGATCCGGGTCTTCGACACCGGCGGCGCCCTGCCACCGACGTGGATCGAACGGCTGACCACGCACGCCGTCGAGACCTCCAGACTGGCCCGGTTGCTCGGCGCCGGCACCGACTGGCAGAGCCACGCCTTCACCGCGGGACTGCTGCACGAGGTCGGTCAGCTCGTACTGGCGTCGGCCCGGCCCGCGGTGTTCCGGAAGGTTTTCGACGACTGGAGGTCCGGCGGCGGTGGCCTGGACAGCTACGAACACGCCGCCTTCGATACCTCACATCTCCCGGTGGGAGTGAGCCTGCTCGGCCTCTGGGGACTCCCGACCGCCGTGATCGACGCGGTCGCCGGTCACACGACGGCTCCGGTGTCCGGCTCGCCCATGGATCCCGCCTCCGTGGTGTCCCTGGCCCACCACATCACGGAGGCAGATCTTGAGCCTGTCTGCGGCCCGCACGACGCCGCCGCGATCGACGAGAATCTGCTCGACGACGACGTACGAGTCGCCATCAGTCGATGGCGTCGCGAACGGGCACGCTGA
- a CDS encoding two-component system sensor histidine kinase NtrB, whose amino-acid sequence MLSRETFVHRWLSGTDTMLGQIRTLFLALLMLWPAFGLWGVEAHGDLNRAVMVVVLIVALQAWSYTGYRRQGFPFWSWIPEGLCVLLVLGASDFLAAVGLCFIWVSFRALYGQAREKLLGAAVVSGIMVTGSEVFHTGSGSTMSLMFTALLSLTVSHYLARVSRARDRAAARESAMASAGAGLAASTTRADVLDVALGAALSLDRQVNAALIFTVAGPALHVVAAAGHVGPEAVGWVTELDGLPPQARDTLRSGGYTLVTDDAADSLADVLRLPRHRAIAMAPLVAHESPFGMLVIALDRHPIDDLSAAILTLAGETALTLDQMLVRSRMSVVVEHLSDALLLASEAGTIRFANPAAELMFARSRDELVGTPVWSLVHPHDVGSLLQTRADAPSFRVCRMRGSDDLPWVEVEAVLEHATEHDGSRSIVLTARDISERQRLELELRHAQKLESIGRLAAGIAHEINTPIQFIGDNVRFMENSFADLVRLWATYRELSAEATGPDDLTETRRRIDELAEELEMDYLMEEVPKAIAQTLKGVNRVAGIVRAMKAFGHPGTEQKAPANLTEAIQNTLVVANNEIKYVADVETDLADLPLVYCHLGDINQVLLNLLVNAAHAITAADRGRGTIRVSTTVESGHAVINIADTGTGVPAEIADKLFEPFFTTKEVGTGTGQGLALVRSLVADRHGGTVDFTSEVGVGTTFTVRLPISPSDMADMSAKPMGVQR is encoded by the coding sequence ATGCTGTCCAGGGAGACGTTCGTGCACCGGTGGCTTTCCGGGACCGATACGATGCTCGGACAGATCCGGACCCTGTTCCTCGCGCTGCTGATGCTGTGGCCGGCCTTCGGGCTGTGGGGCGTCGAGGCACACGGCGACCTGAACCGTGCCGTGATGGTGGTCGTCCTCATCGTTGCCCTGCAGGCATGGTCGTACACCGGGTATCGTCGGCAGGGATTCCCCTTCTGGAGCTGGATTCCCGAAGGCCTGTGCGTCCTGCTCGTGCTGGGCGCCTCAGATTTCCTCGCCGCGGTCGGGCTGTGTTTCATCTGGGTGAGCTTTCGCGCCCTCTACGGCCAGGCGCGGGAAAAGCTCCTCGGTGCGGCGGTGGTGTCAGGCATCATGGTGACCGGGTCCGAGGTGTTCCACACCGGCTCGGGCAGCACCATGTCGCTGATGTTCACCGCCCTGCTGTCGCTGACCGTCAGTCACTATCTCGCCCGTGTCAGCCGGGCGCGGGATCGCGCCGCCGCCCGGGAGAGCGCGATGGCCTCGGCCGGAGCGGGACTCGCGGCATCGACCACCCGGGCGGACGTGCTGGACGTCGCCCTCGGCGCCGCGCTGTCCCTGGATCGTCAGGTGAACGCCGCGTTGATCTTCACCGTCGCCGGGCCGGCGCTGCATGTGGTCGCCGCCGCCGGGCACGTCGGTCCCGAGGCGGTCGGCTGGGTGACCGAACTCGACGGGCTGCCTCCTCAGGCGCGTGACACGCTCCGCTCTGGCGGCTACACCCTTGTCACGGACGATGCGGCCGACTCGCTGGCCGATGTGCTGCGGCTACCCCGGCACCGCGCCATCGCGATGGCACCGTTGGTCGCGCACGAGAGCCCGTTTGGAATGCTGGTGATCGCGCTCGACCGGCACCCCATCGATGACCTCTCGGCCGCGATCCTCACCCTGGCCGGCGAGACGGCGTTGACCCTGGACCAGATGCTGGTCAGGTCCCGGATGAGCGTGGTCGTCGAACATCTGTCGGACGCGCTGCTGCTGGCGAGCGAGGCCGGCACCATCCGGTTCGCCAATCCGGCGGCGGAGCTCATGTTCGCCCGGAGCCGCGATGAACTCGTCGGCACTCCCGTATGGAGCCTAGTCCATCCCCACGATGTGGGTTCCCTGCTCCAGACGAGGGCGGATGCCCCCTCTTTCCGAGTATGCCGCATGCGTGGCAGCGACGACCTGCCGTGGGTGGAGGTGGAGGCGGTGCTCGAACACGCGACCGAACACGACGGTTCCCGCAGCATCGTCCTGACCGCGCGCGACATCTCCGAACGACAGCGCCTGGAGCTGGAGCTGCGGCACGCGCAGAAACTCGAGTCGATCGGCAGGCTCGCGGCCGGCATCGCGCACGAGATCAACACGCCCATTCAGTTCATCGGGGACAACGTCCGGTTCATGGAGAACTCATTCGCTGATCTGGTGCGGCTGTGGGCGACCTACCGGGAACTGTCCGCTGAGGCGACCGGACCGGACGACCTGACCGAGACCAGGCGGCGAATCGACGAGCTGGCCGAGGAACTCGAGATGGACTACCTCATGGAGGAGGTCCCGAAAGCGATCGCGCAGACGCTCAAGGGCGTCAACCGCGTGGCGGGGATCGTACGGGCGATGAAGGCGTTCGGTCATCCCGGTACGGAGCAGAAAGCACCGGCGAACCTCACCGAGGCGATCCAGAACACGCTCGTGGTCGCGAACAATGAGATCAAGTACGTCGCCGACGTCGAGACCGACCTGGCCGACCTGCCACTGGTCTACTGCCACCTCGGCGACATCAACCAGGTGTTGTTGAACCTTTTGGTGAACGCCGCGCATGCGATCACCGCGGCGGATCGCGGCCGGGGCACGATCCGCGTCTCCACCACGGTGGAGAGCGGGCATGCCGTGATCAACATCGCCGATACCGGTACCGGGGTTCCGGCCGAGATCGCCGACAAGCTCTTCGAGCCGTTCTTCACCACCAAAGAGGTCGGGACCGGTACGGGCCAGGGTCTCGCGCTGGTACGGAGCCTGGTGGCCGATCGGCATGGCGGCACGGTCGACTTCACCAGTGAGGTGGGCGTGGGCACGACGTTCACCGTCCGGCTGCCGATCTCCCCGAGTGACATGGCAGACATGTCCGCAAAGCCGATGGGAGTACAGCGGTGA
- a CDS encoding two-component system sensor histidine kinase NtrB yields MSKQAEEFRSVVMDNMADGLYATDEQGRLTFVNRAAARMLGWAEQELLGRDVHETVHSCASVSPSACPLMRVGSTGEPVEVDNGLHVRRDGSVFPVRYTVAPLYVDAAVAGLVVVFRDTTDRRRRRQRDVEDLHDQKLESLGRLSAGLAHEINTPIQFVGDNTRFLAEAYQQMLELLLVYRECLGPQHGQLPWEERKRRATEAEEAADMEYLTSEVPSAVAQSLEGIQRVASLVKAMKAFSYKGTADRAYADINEALRTTLAVVRNEVKYVADVVLDLAEVPEMLCHVGDLNQVFLNLLVNAADAMEGREGRGEIRVSTRVEDRTVVITFADNGAGIPEEIQKLIFEPFFTTKEVGKGTGQGLALAVALCEKHGGTIDVVSKPGEGATFTLRLPIVGRNPAP; encoded by the coding sequence ATGTCGAAGCAGGCGGAGGAGTTCCGCTCCGTCGTCATGGACAACATGGCAGACGGCCTGTACGCCACCGATGAGCAGGGCCGCCTCACCTTCGTCAACCGGGCCGCGGCGCGGATGCTGGGCTGGGCGGAGCAGGAGCTTCTCGGCCGGGACGTGCACGAGACGGTGCATTCGTGCGCCTCGGTGTCTCCTTCGGCCTGCCCGCTGATGCGGGTGGGTTCCACCGGCGAGCCGGTCGAGGTCGACAACGGGTTGCACGTTCGCAGGGACGGGTCTGTCTTCCCCGTTCGATACACGGTCGCGCCGCTGTACGTCGATGCGGCGGTCGCGGGCCTCGTCGTGGTTTTCCGGGACACCACGGACCGGCGCCGCCGCCGGCAGCGCGACGTCGAGGACCTCCATGATCAGAAGCTGGAGTCTCTCGGCCGGCTCTCCGCCGGACTGGCCCATGAGATCAACACGCCGATCCAGTTCGTCGGTGACAACACCCGGTTCCTGGCCGAGGCCTATCAGCAGATGCTGGAGCTGTTGCTGGTGTACCGCGAGTGCCTGGGGCCCCAGCACGGGCAACTGCCCTGGGAGGAACGGAAGCGCCGGGCGACGGAGGCCGAGGAGGCTGCGGACATGGAGTATCTGACGTCCGAGGTCCCGAGCGCGGTCGCGCAAAGTCTGGAAGGCATTCAGCGGGTGGCCTCGCTGGTGAAGGCGATGAAGGCGTTCAGTTACAAGGGAACGGCGGACCGCGCGTACGCCGACATCAACGAGGCGTTGCGGACCACCCTCGCGGTGGTCCGCAACGAGGTCAAGTACGTCGCGGACGTCGTGCTCGACCTGGCTGAGGTCCCGGAGATGCTGTGCCACGTCGGAGACCTCAATCAGGTCTTCCTGAACCTGCTGGTGAACGCGGCCGACGCCATGGAGGGCCGGGAAGGGCGTGGTGAGATCCGGGTGAGCACCCGTGTCGAGGACCGCACCGTCGTGATCACTTTCGCCGACAACGGGGCCGGCATTCCCGAGGAGATCCAGAAGCTGATCTTCGAGCCGTTCTTCACGACCAAGGAGGTCGGTAAGGGCACCGGTCAGGGTCTCGCGCTGGCCGTGGCGCTCTGCGAGAAGCACGGTGGCACGATCGACGTCGTCTCCAAGCCCGGTGAGGGTGCCACGTTCACGCTCCGGCTTCCGATCGTCGGAAGGAACCCCGCGCCATGA
- a CDS encoding response regulator: MNAPGILFVDDEPHILDGLRRSLRAKRNEWDMSFAAGGEPALEILAGRPCDVVVSDMRMPGMDGAQLLTEVSRRHPATARVVLSGHTDREAAIKAAIAGHRFLAKPIEGEVVIDLIDHLIVRTSPGHGEQARQVAGAVRLLPALPQQDAELADALGAAEVDQDRLVGAVVRHTGLCAKLLQLSHSGFFGPRPKNASITAVISALGIPAVEALARASAAQWEPVTWRPAAIASAQSAWRHAVATMLLVEQIASPAHRPHAQAAAMLQDVGRLSVIGMPHETADGTVTGCAGVPFRDIGVELLHLWGLPAPIVTAIAARDVPHEPAESGLGVAGALRAAHLLVRQTGSGDPAGGDHEDELVRLLSHPQLAARGVDWHRAARAAYARAAEPFNP; encoded by the coding sequence ATGAACGCGCCTGGCATCCTCTTCGTTGACGACGAACCGCACATCCTCGACGGTCTGCGCCGCTCGCTGCGCGCCAAGCGGAACGAGTGGGACATGTCCTTCGCTGCGGGTGGGGAGCCGGCGCTGGAGATCCTCGCTGGGCGCCCGTGCGACGTCGTCGTGTCTGACATGCGTATGCCTGGTATGGATGGGGCGCAGCTGCTGACCGAGGTCAGCCGGCGTCACCCGGCGACCGCCCGGGTCGTACTTTCCGGGCACACGGATCGGGAGGCTGCGATCAAGGCGGCCATCGCCGGTCATCGCTTCCTGGCGAAGCCGATCGAGGGCGAAGTCGTCATCGACCTCATCGATCATCTCATCGTCCGTACGTCACCGGGGCACGGTGAGCAGGCCCGTCAGGTCGCCGGGGCCGTACGGTTGCTGCCCGCACTCCCGCAGCAGGATGCCGAACTCGCCGACGCCCTCGGCGCGGCCGAGGTGGATCAGGACCGGCTGGTCGGCGCCGTCGTGCGGCACACCGGGCTGTGCGCCAAGCTGCTCCAGCTGTCCCACTCGGGGTTCTTCGGGCCTCGGCCCAAGAACGCCTCCATCACCGCGGTGATCAGCGCGCTGGGGATCCCGGCCGTCGAAGCCCTGGCGCGTGCCAGCGCGGCGCAATGGGAGCCGGTCACCTGGCGTCCGGCGGCGATCGCTTCCGCTCAGTCGGCCTGGCGGCACGCGGTGGCCACCATGCTGCTCGTGGAGCAGATTGCCTCACCGGCGCACCGCCCGCACGCGCAGGCCGCGGCCATGCTGCAGGACGTCGGGCGGCTCTCCGTGATCGGCATGCCGCACGAGACCGCCGACGGGACCGTGACCGGCTGCGCCGGTGTGCCGTTCCGGGACATCGGCGTGGAACTGCTGCATCTGTGGGGACTTCCCGCACCGATCGTCACCGCGATCGCCGCACGCGACGTGCCGCATGAGCCGGCCGAGTCGGGCCTCGGCGTGGCCGGAGCCCTGCGCGCCGCCCACCTCCTGGTGCGGCAGACCGGATCCGGCGACCCGGCTGGCGGTGATCATGAGGATGAGCTGGTACGGCTGCTGTCCCACCCGCAACTGGCCGCCCGCGGAGTCGACTGGCACCGGGCGGCCCGTGCGGCGTACGCCCGGGCCGCAGAGCCCTTCAATCCCTGA
- a CDS encoding response regulator transcription factor has product MATILVVDDDPAIRQLLTDVLEMDGHVVAVAVDGHDGLRAFEVIRPDFVILDVMMPGLDGYGVLRDIRGQEGDPVPVLMLTAGADGDSASRGWAGGVDYYLAKPFAADDILDLVEDALGASHSGL; this is encoded by the coding sequence ATGGCGACGATCCTGGTGGTGGACGACGACCCGGCGATCCGGCAACTGCTCACCGACGTGCTCGAGATGGACGGTCACGTCGTCGCGGTGGCCGTGGACGGCCATGACGGCCTGCGGGCTTTCGAGGTTATCCGGCCCGACTTCGTGATTCTGGACGTGATGATGCCGGGCCTCGACGGGTACGGCGTTCTGCGTGACATCCGCGGCCAGGAGGGCGATCCCGTGCCGGTCCTGATGCTCACCGCCGGCGCTGACGGGGACTCCGCATCCCGCGGCTGGGCCGGCGGAGTCGACTATTACCTGGCCAAGCCCTTCGCCGCGGACGACATCCTCGACCTTGTCGAAGATGCCCTCGGGGCATCACACTCCGGCCTGTGA
- a CDS encoding S8 family serine peptidase: MAAALIISSTAVCLTAAPAGARATAGWRDVVVTGPPGAADAVAAAGGELIANLPVAGGVAARLPHDARLDARWVVAPQRELRVAAASGNTTTTAAASLRGTLGLPDDATAGAGVTVAVVDTGIADVPDLAGRISRRLDFTGTGDGDGYGHGTFMAGLIAGSGAASGGSYRGVAPAASLIDVKVADAAGSTDLITVLRGLQWVSDHSTQVQVLNLSLSSGSTLPYQVDPLNQALRSLWFRGVTVVVPSGNDGPDAGTVTAPGNDPLLLTVGGLDDGGTTARDDDVVGTWSGRGPTAQGDAKPDLVAPGGHVVSLRSPGSVVDTTAPQARVGEQYFKGSGTSMATAVASGVVAAALGEQPKLRPDSVKSLLTGTTYAVPGLARAAGGGSGGLDAARILKEAPKWRPGGLEHAQTRDMATLARDAKRWAAFETALLKGDAVASAAAWEKLTPASREWAARAWAQLDPTARAWAARAWAARAWAGADDEEWAARAWAARAWATRTWSSDEWAARAWAARSWAGTDWSARSWAADRWSARSWAWIFADR, from the coding sequence ATGGCGGCGGCCCTCATCATCTCGTCCACCGCGGTCTGCCTGACGGCCGCACCTGCCGGCGCCCGAGCGACAGCGGGCTGGCGCGATGTCGTCGTCACCGGCCCGCCGGGAGCCGCGGACGCGGTCGCGGCCGCCGGAGGCGAACTCATCGCAAACCTGCCGGTCGCGGGCGGAGTCGCCGCCCGGCTGCCGCACGATGCCCGGCTCGACGCCCGGTGGGTCGTGGCTCCCCAGCGCGAACTGCGGGTCGCTGCCGCGTCCGGCAACACCACGACCACGGCAGCCGCCTCCCTGCGCGGCACTCTCGGCCTGCCGGACGACGCAACCGCGGGTGCCGGAGTCACCGTCGCGGTGGTCGACACCGGCATTGCCGACGTGCCGGACCTCGCCGGCCGAATTTCCCGGCGCCTGGACTTCACCGGAACCGGCGACGGTGACGGCTACGGGCACGGCACATTCATGGCCGGCCTGATCGCCGGCTCCGGCGCCGCCTCCGGGGGCTCCTACCGGGGCGTCGCACCGGCGGCATCACTGATCGACGTCAAGGTCGCCGACGCCGCGGGCAGCACCGACCTCATCACCGTCCTGCGCGGGCTGCAGTGGGTCAGCGACCACTCCACGCAGGTGCAGGTACTCAACCTGTCGCTGTCGTCCGGGAGCACGCTGCCGTACCAGGTCGACCCGCTCAACCAGGCGCTGCGATCACTGTGGTTCCGAGGGGTCACGGTCGTCGTCCCCTCCGGCAACGACGGCCCGGACGCCGGCACGGTCACCGCGCCGGGCAACGATCCGTTGTTGCTGACCGTAGGGGGCCTGGACGACGGCGGAACCACCGCCCGTGACGACGACGTCGTCGGGACATGGTCAGGACGCGGACCGACCGCTCAGGGCGACGCCAAACCCGACCTGGTCGCACCGGGCGGCCACGTGGTGAGCCTGCGCTCGCCCGGCAGTGTCGTCGACACCACCGCGCCGCAGGCTCGGGTCGGTGAACAGTACTTCAAGGGCTCCGGCACGTCGATGGCCACGGCGGTCGCCTCCGGTGTCGTCGCAGCCGCACTCGGCGAGCAGCCGAAGCTTCGTCCCGACTCGGTGAAGAGCTTGTTGACCGGCACCACGTACGCCGTACCGGGTCTGGCTAGGGCCGCGGGTGGCGGGTCCGGCGGCCTCGACGCCGCCCGGATCCTGAAAGAAGCGCCCAAATGGCGGCCGGGCGGGCTCGAGCACGCGCAGACTCGGGACATGGCGACCTTGGCCCGCGACGCGAAGCGGTGGGCGGCCTTTGAGACCGCGTTGCTGAAGGGCGACGCGGTCGCGTCCGCCGCTGCCTGGGAGAAGCTCACTCCCGCCTCACGGGAATGGGCCGCCCGCGCCTGGGCGCAGCTCGACCCGACCGCGCGTGCCTGGGCGGCACGCGCGTGGGCGGCGCGGGCCTGGGCCGGTGCCGACGACGAGGAGTGGGCCGCCCGCGCCTGGGCGGCACGCGCGTGGGCGACACGCACCTGGTCGTCCGACGAGTGGGCCGCACGGGCCTGGGCCGCGCGCTCCTGGGCCGGTACTGACTGGTCCGCACGTTCCTGGGCTGCTGATCGCTGGAGTGCCCGCTCCTGGGCCTGGATCTTCGCGGATCGGTGA